The sequence below is a genomic window from Paenibacillus silvisoli.
AAGATTATCCCTCGGGACCCGATCCAATCGCGATAAAAGTAGCCGGTAAAATATTCGCACTTTTTTTTGAGAAAAAAGGATACTTGGTTTTAAAATGTGATCCGGTGATTGCGGAAAACTTGAGAGAACAGCACGGGGACGTTCGACCGGGGTACCATATGAACAAACAGC
It includes:
- a CDS encoding MmcQ/YjbR family DNA-binding protein; this translates as MNNNLIEYCLSKNEAIKDYPSGPDPIAIKVAGKIFALFFEKKGYLVLKCDPVIAENLREQHGDVRPGYHMNKQHWNTIILEGSLPESAIIEMIDHSYDLVVKSLPKSIRGWSFD